In one Balaenoptera musculus isolate JJ_BM4_2016_0621 chromosome 20, mBalMus1.pri.v3, whole genome shotgun sequence genomic region, the following are encoded:
- the RARA gene encoding retinoic acid receptor alpha isoform X2 → MYESVDVGGLTPTPNPFLVVDFYNQNRACLLPEKGLPAPGPYSTPLRTPLWNGSNHSIETQSSSSEEIVPSPPSPPPLPRIYKPCFVCQDKSSGYHYGVSACEGCKGFFRRSIQKNMVYTCHRDKNCIINKVTRNRCQYCRLQKCFEVGMSKESVRNDRNKKKKEAPKPECSESYTLTPEVGELIEKVRKAHQETFPALCQLGKYTTNNSSEQRVSLDIDLWDKFSELSTKCIIKTVEFAKQLPGFTTLTIADQITLLKAACLDILILRICTRYTPEQDTMTFSDGLTLNRTQMHNAGFGPLTDLVFAFANQLLPLEMDDAETGLLSAICLICGDRQDLEQPDRVDMLQEPLLEALKVYVRKRRPSRPHMFPKMLMKITDLRSISAKGAERVITLKMEIPGSMPPLIQEMLENSEGLDTLSGQAGGGGRDGGGLAPPPGSCSPSLSPSSNRSSPATHSP, encoded by the exons ATGTACGAGAGTGTGGACGTGGGGGggctcacccccacccccaatcccttcCTGGTGGTGGATTTTTATAACCAGAACCGGGCCTGTTTGCTCCCAGAGAAGGGGCTCCCTGCCCCCGGTCCCTACTCCACCCCGCTCCGGACTCCGCTTTGGAATGGCTCAAACCACT CCATTGAGACCCAGAGCAGCAGTTCCGAAGAGATAGTGCCCAGCCCCCCCTCgccaccccctctcccccgcaTCTACAAGCCTTGCTTTGTCTGTCAAGACAAATCCTCAGGCTACCACTATGGGGTCAGCGCTTGTGAGGGCTGCAAG GGCTTCTTCCGCCGCAGCATCCAGAAGAACATGGTGTACACGTGTCATCGGGACAAGAACTGCATCATCAATAAGGTGACCCGGAACCGCTGCCAGTACTGCCGGCTGCAGAAGTGCTTCGAAGTGGGCATGTCCAAGGAGT CCGTGAGGAACGACCGaaacaagaagaagaaggaggcGCCCAAGCCCGAGTGCTCCGAGAGCTACACGCTGACGCCGGAGGTGGGGGAGCTCATCGAGAAGGTGCGCAAAGCGCATCAGGAGACCTTCCCTGCCCTCTGCCAGCTGGGCAAATACACTACG AACAACAGCTCAGAACAGCGTGTCTCTCTGGACATTGACCTCTGGGACAAGTTCAGTGAACTCTCCACCAAGTGCATCATTAAGACTGTGGAGTTCGCCAAGCAGCTTCCCGGCTTCACCACCCTCACCATTGCGGACCAGATCACCCTTCTCAAGGCTGCCTGCCTGGACATCCTG ATCCTGCGGATCTGCACGCGGTACACGCCCGAGCAGGACACAATGACCTTCTCGGATGGGCTGACCCTGAACCGGACCCAGATGCACAATGCCGGCTTCGGCCCTCTCACGGACCTGGTCTTCGCCTTCGCCAACCAGCTGCTGCCCCTGGAGATGGATGATGCTGAGACAGGGCTGCTCAGTGCCATCTGCCTCATctgtggag ACCGGCAGGACCTGGAGCAGCCAGACAGGGTGGACATGCTGCAGGAGCCGCTGCTTGAGGCACTGAAGGTCTATGTGCGGAAACGGAGGCCCAGCCGCCCACACATGTTCCCCAAGATGCTGATGAAGATCACAGACCTGCGAAGCATCAGTGCTAAGG GGGCTGAGCGGGTGATCACGCTGAAGATGGAGATCCCGGGCTCCATGCCACCTCTCATCCAGGAAATGCTGGAGAACTCAGAGGGCCTGGACACCCTGAGCGGacaagcggggggcggggggcgggatgGGGGCGGCCTGGCTCCCCCGCCCGGCAGCTgcagccccagcctcagccccagctCAAACAGAAGCAGCCCGGCCACCCACTCCCCGTGA